A genome region from Hymenobacter tibetensis includes the following:
- a CDS encoding T9SS type A sorting domain-containing protein, producing the protein MKHSLLAFISCAALSLALVALSASFVQGQTPITVTIGTGTTAGSTNVLLSTSTTTNKYARTASIYSAEELRAAGARAGSITRIAWFKGGTGEYTTGDAQLTIYFKRTTAASFSANPVVWDTEVMGATAVYSNTMLSLPTGTGWKEFVLTAPFVWNGTDNIEVLVDWFRSSTPTADISWQYTAVITANGTHSTQVNSMPIPTVRWAANRPNVRFQLAPLVSATRTQGPTNWVQVSPNPFTQDLTLKVGASGQHLPVEATLTDALGRTHYQQQLPAGAERKLPLPATLAAGLYFLTLRNEQWQQTQRLVRE; encoded by the coding sequence ATGAAACATTCTTTACTCGCTTTTATTTCTTGTGCTGCTTTGAGCTTGGCGCTGGTAGCATTAAGTGCAAGCTTTGTGCAGGGGCAAACCCCCATTACGGTTACCATTGGGACGGGTACCACTGCCGGCTCCACCAATGTGCTGCTCAGCACCAGCACCACCACCAACAAGTACGCCCGCACCGCTTCCATCTACTCGGCCGAAGAGTTGAGGGCCGCGGGCGCCAGAGCAGGCTCTATTACGCGCATAGCGTGGTTTAAGGGCGGAACCGGAGAATACACCACCGGGGATGCGCAGCTAACCATCTACTTCAAGCGCACCACTGCGGCGTCTTTTTCAGCCAACCCAGTGGTGTGGGACACCGAGGTGATGGGGGCCACTGCGGTATACAGTAACACCATGTTGAGCTTGCCGACGGGTACAGGCTGGAAAGAGTTTGTGCTTACAGCCCCTTTTGTTTGGAACGGCACCGACAACATTGAAGTATTGGTGGACTGGTTCCGCAGCAGCACCCCCACGGCCGATATATCGTGGCAGTACACAGCCGTTATAACGGCAAATGGCACGCATTCCACGCAAGTAAACAGCATGCCCATCCCAACCGTCCGGTGGGCAGCCAACCGGCCTAACGTACGGTTTCAGCTTGCTCCCCTCGTGAGTGCCACCCGCACGCAAGGCCCCACCAACTGGGTACAGGTAAGCCCCAACCCTTTTACGCAGGACCTGACGCTGAAAGTAGGCGCCAGCGGGCAGCACTTGCCAGTGGAGGCCACACTAACAGACGCCCTCGGCCGTACTCACTATCAGCAACAGCTCCCAGCAGGGGCCGAGCGGAAATTACCGCTGCCCGCCACCTTAGCGGCTGGCTTATATTTTCTCACGCTGCGCAACGAGCAGTGGCAGCAAACCCAGCGGCTGGTTCGGGAGTAG
- the mreC gene encoding rod shape-determining protein MreC produces the protein MRNLFAFLFRYRGLLVFALLEVASLYLLVRNSTYQRAAFFNSANTYVGQILATRNRIYDYFRLESINQNLVQENAALRQQLYSSDLSHRESDSLSVPQDSLSKVRLARLSHPDSLLLGLRTLPTRDPDYPLIPARVVNNTMRRVDNYLTLNAGTRDGVRPGMGVLSAAGVVGRVKVVSEQFSTVSSVLHSKTFISAKIKRDNTFGSIKWLGDDPTHALLDNIPRQNKLVRGDTVVTSGYNAVFPEGLMIGVIDSFVKEPDKNFWTVQVRLAVNFSNLNYVYVVNPRLKAERDTLELRAGMKPEGGEERP, from the coding sequence ATGCGTAACCTGTTCGCTTTCCTGTTTCGCTACCGAGGCTTGCTCGTGTTTGCGCTGCTGGAAGTGGCGAGCTTGTATCTGTTGGTTCGCAACAGCACCTACCAGCGGGCGGCCTTCTTTAATTCGGCCAACACCTATGTAGGGCAGATTCTAGCTACCCGCAACCGCATCTACGACTACTTCCGGCTGGAAAGTATCAACCAGAACTTGGTACAGGAAAACGCCGCCCTGCGCCAGCAGCTCTACAGCAGCGACTTGAGCCACCGAGAATCCGATAGCCTTTCGGTGCCCCAAGACAGCCTGTCGAAAGTCCGACTGGCTCGCCTGAGCCACCCCGATTCCTTGTTGTTGGGTTTGCGCACGCTGCCTACCCGCGACCCGGATTATCCGTTGATTCCGGCGCGAGTGGTGAACAACACCATGAGACGCGTAGATAACTACCTGACCCTCAACGCCGGCACTCGTGATGGGGTACGCCCCGGCATGGGTGTGTTGTCGGCGGCGGGCGTGGTAGGGCGGGTGAAAGTGGTGAGTGAGCAGTTTTCCACTGTCTCCTCGGTGCTTCATTCCAAGACGTTCATTTCCGCTAAAATCAAGCGTGACAACACGTTCGGCAGCATCAAATGGCTCGGCGATGACCCGACGCACGCGCTACTGGATAACATTCCGCGGCAAAACAAGCTGGTGCGCGGCGATACTGTCGTTACGTCTGGCTACAACGCGGTATTCCCCGAGGGGCTCATGATTGGGGTTATCGATTCCTTCGTGAAAGAGCCCGACAAGAACTTCTGGACGGTGCAGGTGCGCTTGGCCGTGAATTTCTCGAACCTGAACTACGTGTACGTGGTAAATCCGCGCTTGAAAGCCGAGCGGGATACCTTGGAACTGCGCGCCGGTATGAAGCCGGAAGGAGGGGAGGAGCGGCCATGA
- the mrdA gene encoding penicillin-binding protein 2, whose amino-acid sequence MQYLEGRRYVVMAIFLAVALTFGARLFYIQVLDGSYKLAADRNTLQRIVQVPYRGLIYDRNNQLLVQNTPVYDLMVVPREVKQLDTLRFCELLSLPLEEVRESLKAARSFSRVKASPLVQNLSTPELAAIQDNLIDFPGFSIKARMARSYRTENMAHALGYVGAITPAFLENERFSKYMPGDFLGISGLESFYEKQLMGRRGVQYRMVNVRGIEKGAFRNGEFDTLSIAGQDLHTSIDIELQKYGEMLMKNKRGSIVAIEPKTGEILAMVSSPGFEPSVLTGKGMGNRYMALLNDETKPLFNRPLMATYPPGSVFKVVNELVALQMGVVTPGTAFDCNWKLVRCTHRHEYPSNVGIAIKQSCNPYFYQVMRAAVLRGRSTNRFEDARLGLSEWRRKVMAFGLGDKLGVDISQEKKGLVPSSDFYDKRNGYHRWNYRTIYSLSIGQGELGITGLQMANIMATIANRGWYYTPHFVRGIGNGGPLPQYTVRHTVGVDAQHFEAIIPGMQAVVDGRGGTGSNASLLDVGISVAGKTGTVQNRHGEDHATFAAFAPAEDPKIAIAVFIENAGFGGSSAAPMASLIIEKHLRGKIAPWRGRWEEWLQSPAERFIRRH is encoded by the coding sequence TTGCAATACCTTGAAGGACGACGGTACGTGGTGATGGCTATCTTCTTGGCTGTTGCTCTTACCTTCGGAGCCCGTCTGTTTTACATTCAGGTGCTGGACGGCAGCTACAAGCTGGCTGCCGACCGCAACACGCTACAGCGCATCGTGCAGGTGCCCTATCGTGGCCTTATTTACGACCGCAACAACCAGTTGCTAGTGCAGAACACGCCGGTGTACGACCTGATGGTGGTGCCGCGCGAGGTGAAGCAGCTAGATACGCTGCGCTTTTGCGAACTGCTGAGCCTGCCCTTGGAAGAAGTGCGGGAAAGCCTGAAAGCGGCGCGCAGCTTCAGCCGCGTGAAAGCGTCGCCGCTGGTTCAGAACCTAAGCACGCCCGAACTGGCCGCCATCCAAGACAACCTCATCGACTTTCCTGGCTTCAGCATCAAGGCCCGGATGGCCCGCTCGTATCGCACCGAAAATATGGCCCACGCCCTCGGCTACGTGGGTGCCATTACGCCGGCGTTCCTAGAAAACGAGCGGTTCTCGAAATACATGCCCGGCGACTTTCTAGGCATTAGTGGTTTGGAGTCGTTCTACGAAAAGCAGCTCATGGGCCGCCGCGGGGTGCAATATCGCATGGTGAATGTGCGCGGGATAGAGAAAGGTGCCTTCCGCAATGGCGAGTTCGATACGCTGTCGATAGCCGGCCAGGACTTGCACACCAGCATTGATATTGAGCTGCAGAAATACGGCGAGATGCTGATGAAGAACAAGCGTGGTTCTATTGTTGCCATCGAGCCCAAAACCGGCGAAATTCTGGCCATGGTGTCGTCGCCGGGTTTCGAGCCGTCGGTGCTGACGGGCAAGGGCATGGGCAACCGCTACATGGCACTGCTCAACGACGAAACCAAGCCGCTCTTCAACCGCCCGCTGATGGCTACCTACCCGCCAGGCTCGGTGTTCAAAGTGGTCAACGAGCTGGTGGCCCTGCAAATGGGGGTCGTGACGCCAGGCACCGCTTTCGACTGCAACTGGAAGCTGGTACGCTGCACCCACCGCCACGAGTATCCGAGCAACGTGGGTATTGCCATCAAGCAGAGCTGCAACCCGTATTTCTACCAAGTGATGCGGGCCGCTGTGCTGCGCGGACGCTCCACCAACCGCTTCGAGGATGCGCGCCTGGGGCTGAGCGAGTGGCGCCGGAAGGTAATGGCTTTCGGGCTGGGCGATAAGCTGGGCGTGGACATCTCGCAGGAAAAGAAGGGGCTGGTGCCGTCGTCGGATTTCTACGACAAGCGCAACGGGTATCACCGCTGGAACTACCGCACCATCTACTCGCTCAGCATAGGGCAGGGGGAGCTGGGAATTACCGGTCTGCAAATGGCCAACATCATGGCCACTATTGCTAACCGTGGCTGGTACTACACGCCCCACTTCGTGCGCGGCATTGGAAACGGCGGGCCGCTTCCGCAGTACACCGTGCGCCATACGGTGGGGGTTGATGCGCAGCACTTCGAGGCCATTATTCCGGGTATGCAGGCGGTAGTGGACGGCCGCGGCGGCACGGGCAGCAATGCGTCGTTGCTGGACGTGGGCATTTCGGTGGCTGGCAAAACCGGTACCGTGCAAAACCGGCATGGCGAAGACCACGCAACTTTTGCCGCGTTTGCTCCGGCCGAGGACCCGAAGATTGCCATTGCTGTGTTCATTGAAAACGCTGGTTTTGGAGGCTCATCTGCTGCCCCCATGGCTTCGCTGATAATAGAAAAACACCTGCGGGGCAAAATAGCGCCGTGGCGCGGCCGTTGGGAAGAATGGCTCCAAAGCCCTGCGGAGCGGTTTATCCGGCGTCATTAA
- the rodA gene encoding rod shape-determining protein RodA: protein MPTSPARYSRSLDWVTICIYMLMVALGWLSVYAASYSPDAPADPLRSLSFSELMAFNWFKQILWIGTAMVLIVILVVVDYKAYDTFAFVLYGSMIVLLIVTMLVARPIAGSRSWLELGPVRLQPAEFAKFTTALAVSRFMASINLRQQNFRDQLVLAGLTLLPPLLVMASNETGQALVFGAFLLAYFREGMSPLILLILAAAGIILVLALLVPKLWLFVAFTVILGIVLVFNRRALRHHLVLSVSVWAVVIGMVFGVDFFFNNVLQPHQRKRIEVLINPSADPLGVGWNVTQSKIAIGSGGLIGKGFLQGTQTKFDFVPEQSTDFIFCTVGEEWGWLGTMTVVVLFMTLLWRILYVAERQKSVFGRTYGYCVASIFFFHFAINVGMTIGLAPVVGIPLPFFSYGGSSLWSFTILLFSLLGIDAYRKQDLER, encoded by the coding sequence ATGCCCACTTCTCCGGCCAGATATTCGCGCAGCCTCGATTGGGTTACCATTTGCATTTATATGCTGATGGTAGCGCTAGGATGGCTTAGCGTGTACGCGGCCAGCTACTCGCCCGATGCCCCCGCCGACCCGTTGCGCAGCCTCAGTTTCTCGGAGCTGATGGCTTTCAACTGGTTCAAGCAAATCCTCTGGATTGGTACCGCTATGGTACTCATTGTGATACTGGTGGTGGTTGATTACAAGGCATACGACACCTTTGCCTTTGTGCTCTACGGCAGCATGATTGTGCTGCTGATCGTGACGATGCTAGTGGCACGACCCATTGCGGGGTCGCGCTCTTGGCTGGAACTGGGGCCGGTCCGGCTGCAGCCCGCAGAGTTTGCCAAGTTCACAACGGCGCTGGCGGTGTCGCGCTTCATGGCCAGCATCAACCTGCGCCAGCAAAACTTCCGCGACCAACTGGTACTAGCTGGCCTTACGCTGCTGCCGCCCTTGCTGGTAATGGCTTCCAACGAAACCGGGCAGGCACTGGTATTCGGCGCATTCTTGCTGGCCTATTTCCGGGAAGGCATGTCGCCGCTTATCCTCCTGATTCTGGCGGCGGCGGGCATCATCTTGGTGCTGGCGCTGCTCGTGCCGAAGCTCTGGCTTTTTGTGGCCTTTACGGTAATTCTGGGCATCGTGCTGGTCTTCAACCGGCGGGCGCTTCGCCACCACCTGGTGCTCTCCGTGAGCGTCTGGGCAGTAGTTATTGGAATGGTATTCGGGGTCGATTTCTTCTTCAACAACGTGTTGCAGCCGCACCAGCGCAAGCGTATTGAAGTGCTGATCAACCCCTCTGCCGACCCGCTGGGCGTGGGCTGGAACGTGACGCAGTCCAAGATTGCCATTGGCTCGGGCGGCCTGATAGGCAAGGGCTTTTTGCAGGGCACCCAAACCAAGTTCGATTTTGTGCCCGAGCAAAGCACCGACTTCATTTTTTGCACTGTAGGCGAGGAGTGGGGCTGGCTAGGTACCATGACGGTGGTTGTCTTGTTCATGACGTTGCTGTGGCGCATTCTATACGTGGCGGAGCGTCAGAAATCCGTATTCGGCCGAACCTATGGCTACTGCGTGGCCAGTATCTTTTTCTTTCACTTCGCCATCAACGTGGGCATGACCATTGGGCTAGCTCCGGTAGTGGGCATTCCGCTGCCTTTTTTCAGCTACGGCGGGTCGTCTTTGTGGTCGTTCACTATCCTGCTGTTCAGCTTGCTCGGCATTGATGCCTACCGTAAGCAGGATCTGGAACGATAA